From the Lemur catta isolate mLemCat1 chromosome 1, mLemCat1.pri, whole genome shotgun sequence genome, the window CGTGCTCgaggggaaggcagaggaggagggctcCCAGCAGCTGACGTGCGCGGTGATGCTGGGGAACCAGAGCCTGGAGACTCGCCAGAGCGTGACCATCTACAGTAAGAAAGGGGAGAGGCGGGGCTTCAGGGGCGGGGCACGTGTGGGCGGGGATCACTGTATGCTCCGCCCTCAGGCTTCCCTGCACCCAACCTGACTCTGAGCGAGCCAGAGGTTTCAGAAGGGACGGAGGTGATGGTGGAGTGCCAGGCCCGAGCTGAAGCTGTGGTGACGCTCAGTGGGGTTCCAGCGGGGCCGCCAGGCCCGCGGGTCCAATTCTTGTTGAATGCCAGCGCTGAGGACAACGGGCGCAGCTTCTCCTGCTCTGCTGCCCTGGAGGTGGCGGGGCAGGTGCTGCAGAAGAACCGGACCCGGGAGCTCCGCGTCCTGTGTGAGTGGGGCTGCTAGACAATGACCCCTGTCCTCCAAGGCCCAATCTCTGAAGTCCCATAAGCTTTTGCCTTTCAAACCCTGTTCCCTAGGAAGCCCCCTCCCCATATTCCTACCTAAGTCCTTCAGTCCTAGAAGGGGAGGGGTGTCCTGGTCCCTGACCTCAATCAGTCATCTTGTTGTGTCTCTTCAGACGGCCCCTGGCTGGACGAGAGGGACTGCCCCAGAAACTGGACGTGGAAAGAAGGCTCCCAGCAGACTCTGAGATGCCAGGCCCGGGGGAACCCGTCCCCCCACCTGAACTGTTCCCGAGAAAAGGATGGGGCTTTGCTCCCCATCGGGAACCTGAGTTGTGTCACTCGGAATCTTTCTGGCACCTACATCTGCCGGGCCATCAGCAGTCGTGGCGAGCTCATCCGTGAAGTGTCTGTGATGGTGCTCTGTGAGTGTGCCAGtgtgcagggctgggtggggtagGGGCAGGGAGCCTGGCTCTGTCCTCACCACCTGTTGTGTCTTCCCGGCAGACTCAGACCACCAGAATATAGTGGCCATCGTTGTGGTGACAATCTTAGCCACCCTGGGCGCTGTGGGGTCCGCGGCTTATGTCTATAACCGCCAGCGGAAGATCAAGAAATACAAGCTACAAGAGGCTCAGAAGGCGACCACCATGAAGCTGAACACACCGGCCACACCTCCCTGAGCCCATCCCAGGACAGGgcctcctcctcggcctcccacgTGGTGAACAGAGTGGTGGACATATGCCATTCGGCTACATCCACTGCTACCGGATGCCAGAGGACAGGACAGTGGCCTCAGTCAGATGCAGACGGCATTTGGGGTCATAGCACCTTCAGCCCTCATACATGACCTGTAGCCACAGGACTGAGCCAAGAGGAGGGGGCAAGACTCAAGGCATGATTGTGAGGAATATCAAAGTCTAACCTGGCTACAGTGGGAGTGATAAGAGACACATGCCCCCAACATGGGGACACATTGCCGGGAAATACTGAAACTCACTGCCTGCTGTGTGCACGGAGGCCCCACAGCCCCAAGGAAGAAATGGCCCTGCACAGACACATGCAGCATTGAAACACAAATGCCCATACTTCCTCTGACAGATGCCAGCTCTGGCGCTGCTGTCTCCTAACTGTCCTTAACTCTCGATGAtgacatatttattgatttgtgattttaccagctatttattgagtgccattTGTGTAGTCTAAGATGGTGAACAAGGTGAATATAggttcctgccttcatggagctccCAGTCTAATCTCATTCAGGGGCGCCAGGAACAGTTGTACAGGCTCTGAACTGCACAAATAAGATCCATTTCACACTTCATTGGCCAAGCTGCTTTCCCCTAGAAGGGTGATTTTTCTATCTGGCACAAAGACACTACACGGACTAGCAATGGTCACATGCTCAGGGACCACCCAGTGAGTCcttacccacccacccccaccccccagcctgaCACTGACCTTTGTTAGTTACCTCCCCACTCACATGTGTCTCTGCCAGTGTTCACAATGGCCATGCCCTAACATGCGTGATCTGAGTCTGTCAGGAAGACACATGGGTGCCTTGGCAGCTAAACCATGGATTGCCATGAAACTGTCCAACACCTGTGTGTCTCCTTGTCCCACTTGTTTCCATCTCAGTGGAACCACAAGGGAACAGAATGCTCTGCAGCTCCAAATTCCTGGAGCAACCAGGGCCCTGCAAGCAGTaaggggaggggctgaggcctTGGAGGACCCCCCTGCCACCTCTGGAAGCCTCTCCTCTGTGCTAATAAAGCTTTGTCATCCCCCTAGACTTGTGTGAATTGAGGGGAGGTGTCGCGTCCAGCTGGATCCCTTTCTAAGCAACTATGCAGCAACCCTGTCCTCCCACTTCCTCCCCCAAGAAAAGGATGTGGGTTCAAGGCCAAACGCTGAGGCTCTGGTCCAAATCTGGGGCTTTTTATGACCTTTTGGGACGCTAATGAAAACTAAAGTCTCATCTCCAGAAAAAGGTGATGCTCTTTGGCTTACAACAGGGTCTGGAATCCCACTGTGGAGCCAAGGAAAGGGAGTATTTTTTGCAGGGCTCCTGGGCCTTCAGGGGTGGGGGGGCCTCCCTTCTCTCTCAGGGCGGGGTGGAGGAGGCGGAGCTCGGGCCTTCTTATCTCCGGAGCCAGCTTCGGCTCTCTGGCGTGGGGCCCCTCAGTCCGAGCTCTTTGCCATGGGGTCTGTGTTCCCCCTGTCGCTGCTGCTTTTGTTAGCGGCCTCATACTGGAGAAGTGGGACCATACTGGGTCGCCGGGTTAGGCGGGCACAAGGTCCCAGGGAAAGCCCTCCCGCACCCTCCGGGACCTCAGCGTCATTCTGGGTGCGCATAAACCCGCAGTCCGTGGCCGTGCGGCCGGGGGCCTCAGTGTGGCTCAACTGCAGCAACAGCTGCCCCCTGCCGCCGAATTCCAGCCTCCACACCCAGCTGCGGCGGGGCAAGACGTTCAGTGGGCCGGGTTGGGTATCTTACCAGCTGCTCGACGTGAGGGCCTGGAGCTCCGACGTCCGCTGCTTCGTCACCTGCGCAGAAGAAACGCGCGGGGCCACCGCCAGGATCACGACCTACAGTGAGGGACTGGGCTCAGCCccggctggggggaggggcagggggtccGGAGGAGCGGGGTGTAGTTGACAGTCGGTCTAGGGGGCGCCCGAGGACCTTACTCAGGGGCTCGCTCTTGCCTTAGAAGCACCGCACAGCGTCATACTGGAGCCTCCGGTCTTAGAGGGTGGCATGTATACTCTGCGCTGTCACGTGACGCGCGTGTTCCCCGTGGGCTTCTTGGTGGTGACCCTGAGACGCGGCAGCCGAGTTATCTATTCTGAAAGCCTGGAGCGCTTCACTGGCCTGGATCCAGCCAACGTGACGCTGACCCATGCATTTCACGCCGGATTCCGCGACCTCGGGCAGCCCGTGACGTGCCTCGCGCGCCTCAATCTCGACGGCCTGGTGGTCGGCAGCAGCTCGGCACCCATTACGCTGACGCTCGGTGAGGCCCCCTTGTAATCCTCAGTACTTGGGGACCGGGGGACGGGGGTCCGGGGGAGACAGGGTTATGACCCCAGGAGGGCGCACAAACAGACTAAGCGTGAGCTCCACGCGAGTCATCAGGCCTCCACGTGCTCCGTCCCTAACTCTCACCTCCTGCGCCAGCTTGGAGCCCCGCGTCCAAAGCCTTGGCCTTCACTTCCATCGCAGTTCTTGTGATCATCCTTGTCGCTGTGGGGGCTGCCTACCTGCGCAGGTGCCTAGCGATGCGATCTCTGGCGTAGAGGGGGCGTTCTATGCCGGCTGAGCAGGGGAAAAGAAGAATCTGGAACAATGTGGGGAACCCTCCCGGATCAATAAAGCCTTCCTCAGCCAACCTTTGTCTCGAGGCCTCAGGGTCCCCATTACTGCATCTCCTGGAGGGAAGTGGTCTCCTTTTTAGGCCCCACTGGTACCACTTTCTC encodes:
- the ICAM4 gene encoding intercellular adhesion molecule 4 isoform X2, translated to MGSVFPLSLLLLLAASYWRSGTILGRRVRRAQGPRESPPAPSGTSASFWVRINPQSVAVRPGASVWLNCSNSCPLPPNSSLHTQLRRGKTFSGPGWVSYQLLDVRAWSSDVRCFVTCAEETRGATARITTYTPHSVILEPPVLEGGMYTLRCHVTRVFPVGFLVVTLRRGSRVIYSESLERFTGLDPANVTLTHAFHAGFRDLGQPVTCLARLNLDGLVVGSSSAPITLTLAWSPASKALAFTSIAVLVIILVAVGAAYLRRCLAMRSLA
- the ICAM4 gene encoding intercellular adhesion molecule 4 isoform X1, producing the protein MGSVFPLSLLLLLAASYWRSGTILGRRVRRAQGPRESPPAPSGTSASFWVRINPQSVAVRPGASVWLNCSNSCPLPPNSSLHTQLRRGKTFSGPGWVSYQLLDVRAWSSDVRCFVTCAEETRGATARITTYKAPHSVILEPPVLEGGMYTLRCHVTRVFPVGFLVVTLRRGSRVIYSESLERFTGLDPANVTLTHAFHAGFRDLGQPVTCLARLNLDGLVVGSSSAPITLTLAWSPASKALAFTSIAVLVIILVAVGAAYLRRCLAMRSLA